A genome region from Mycolicibacterium litorale includes the following:
- a CDS encoding acyl-CoA dehydrogenase family protein gives MDFSTTEAADDLGGLVRTITESVCTPEHQRELDGFEQRFDRELWRKLIDADVLSTTAPEALGGGGFGVLEEVAVLVALGRQLSAVPYLESVVLGAGALAAFGTAGLQQDWAAPAVTGAKVLTVALEGEMGQGPVQAASSGPDGHGYRLSGSRTLVPFGPVADAFLVPAETEGAVKVFLVTAEDTGVSVSALDTTGHGSVGHLELSGVEVDAARVVGDAEVLAWLTARHHLARAAYQLGVLERALELTATYAREREQFDRPIGSFQAVSARLADGYIDIKGLRMTLTQAAWRVSEGLPADIDVASAAFWAAEAGHRVAHTAVHVHGGVGIDTDHPIHRYFLAAKQTEFAVGGATGQLLRIGRELADTPV, from the coding sequence ATGGACTTTTCAACGACCGAAGCCGCCGACGATCTCGGCGGACTGGTCCGCACCATCACCGAGTCGGTGTGCACCCCTGAGCATCAGCGGGAACTCGACGGGTTCGAGCAGAGGTTCGACCGCGAGCTGTGGCGGAAACTGATCGACGCCGACGTGCTGTCCACGACGGCGCCGGAAGCGTTGGGCGGCGGCGGGTTCGGCGTGCTCGAGGAGGTGGCCGTCCTCGTCGCGCTGGGCCGCCAGCTGTCCGCGGTCCCGTATCTGGAGTCCGTGGTGCTCGGCGCGGGCGCGCTGGCGGCCTTCGGCACTGCTGGGCTGCAGCAGGATTGGGCGGCGCCTGCCGTGACCGGGGCGAAGGTGCTGACCGTCGCGCTCGAAGGCGAGATGGGTCAGGGACCGGTGCAGGCTGCGTCTTCAGGGCCAGACGGTCATGGCTACCGGTTGAGCGGGTCCCGCACGCTGGTGCCCTTCGGCCCCGTCGCCGATGCCTTCCTGGTTCCCGCCGAGACCGAGGGCGCAGTGAAGGTCTTCCTGGTGACCGCAGAAGACACCGGTGTGTCGGTGAGCGCGCTGGACACCACGGGCCACGGCAGCGTGGGGCACCTGGAACTCTCCGGTGTCGAGGTGGACGCCGCCCGCGTCGTCGGTGACGCCGAGGTGCTGGCGTGGTTGACGGCGCGTCACCACCTCGCCCGCGCGGCCTATCAGCTCGGTGTGCTCGAGCGCGCGCTGGAGCTGACCGCCACCTATGCCCGTGAGCGCGAACAGTTCGACCGCCCCATCGGCAGCTTCCAGGCGGTCTCGGCGCGGCTCGCCGACGGGTACATCGACATCAAGGGTCTGCGGATGACGCTGACCCAGGCGGCCTGGCGCGTCTCGGAGGGGCTGCCCGCCGACATCGACGTAGCGAGTGCGGCGTTCTGGGCGGCCGAGGCCGGCCACCGCGTCGCGCACACGGCGGTGCACGTGCACGGCGGCGTCGGGATCGACACCGACCACCCGATCCACCGGTACTTCCTGGCGGCCAAGCAGACCGAGTTCGCGGTCGGCGGCGCGACGGGCCAGCTGCTTCGCATCGGCCGCGAACTGGCCGACACCCCGGTGTGA